The following DNA comes from Mycobacteroides immunogenum.
CGACCTTCCGTCGTGTCGGGATCCCCGTGATGACAGCACCCGCAGCGGCCACGCCGACAGTCGTCAAACGGAACTCTGGCTCGACATCATCTGGTCGCCAGGCGTCCCGCACAGCCTGCTCCAGCGCGCCGAAGTCTCTTGGGGGATATTTCCGTCCGCCACCGAGAAGCCACGACACCAACGCCATGGCCGACACTTCACACACGGGGATCCTGGCCTCCACAAGCCGTCGCTGAATCTCCCCGGCGAGCATCATGCGGCGCGGTGCAGACGTGTCTTTCCGTGCGTCTCCCATGCTCGGTTTCATCATCACGACCAGTTCGGGAACACCCGACCGCAGCACCGATTCCAGTGTCAGTTCGGCTGTCGTCAGCGTCCGAGCAACCTGGTGCATCACGTCGAAGTTGTCGATGCGCGGTGCACGCACGAACTTGGTGACGGGGCTCGGAGCGCCCTCGACGAATGCGGCGACGGACACTCCAGTCACTACACAATCAAGTCCGACAACAAACCTGCTCACAGTGAGAACCCCTCCACTCCAGTGCTTCCCGTCTTCTCGTCACGCTCGACCGCAGGGGGCGTGACAGCCACCTCGGGCTGCTCGTCGGTCTCGCGCGCGGTGGGACGTGACACGACTTTTTCGGTTCGGTTGAGGAGCCGTGCAGCCACTTTGGACTGGTCTTCGACTGGCTTGTGCTGGGCCAGCTCGGCGTCCAGCTCGGACGGTTCGCGGTAGCCAGCTTGGAACAGGACGATTCCGAGCCCTTCCGTTTCCATGACGCCGCGACCTTTGTTGGACATCAGGATTTCCGTAGGATCTGGCGCGCCAGGTGCCTGGCGACCGAGCACCGTGATGGCCTGTTCGGGAGTCGAAACGCGGAAGCAAATCTTGAGCGCGGCATTGTCACGGATTACGGTGGGAATCGAAGTGGCATCGGGCTTTTGAGTCGTCAAGACGATGACGATTCCCGCACTGCGGCCCTTTTGAACGAGCGTCCGAATCAGTTTGATGACCTCGGCAGCGACGGACTTCTCCTCTTTGTCCATTCCGCTCGTGTCCAACCATGTCTGGCACTCATCCAACACGCAAAAGACGGGTTTCACGCCGAGCTTGTTCTTTTGTTCGACGGTCAGATTCCAGAAGTTGCTAGCTCCCAACGCCGTGTACATCGCCTCGGCCCGTTGGATGCGCAGGGCATCGAGCGACCGCAGAGTCTCCAACGGCGCAGCCACATCGCCACTGCGGTCGTACGTCGTCGAAATGTGACGAAGGGGGTGCAAGTCGAAGCCCGACTTGCCATCGAACACGTGGAGTTCGGCCTGTCCAGCCATCCCGGCGAACACTGGGAGCAAGCTCGCTGTTTTGCCACTTCCAGGCACACCACCGACGACGAGGCCCGATGACCCGTTCCACGTAATCCACGCTTCTTCGCCCGACTCAGTGATACCCAAAAGGCTTCGGCCACGCTCGCTGTCGAAAAGTCCCGAGTCGGGAACTGTGCCCGCGAAAGGATCCACGTCGTTCATGTACAAGACGACTTCGCCGCCAGGACCGTCCAAAATCTTCATGTTGTCAGCGTCCAGTCCAGTGGCCTTCAAAGCCGCACGCAGGGCGTCGAGTCGGGAGTTCCAATCTTTCGCGGAGCGGCCCGGCTGATGCCCAAACGTCAGGCGGAGACCAGTCCGGGCCACCTGCACGTTCGTCAGACTCGGAACGGACGTGATCGTGACTTTCCGGTCCACGACGCCGTACACGCCCTGCACCGATTCCACCGTGGTGCTCGATGCCGTGATTCCAGCCGACTCCAAAAGGTGCGCGAGCCAGTCGTCGTTCCGCAAAAGCTCAAGCACGCTGTACCGCTGCGCCAGCTCGGGCAGCAGCGAAATCGTCTGGTCCGACCACCCCACGAACGCGGGATCGTGCGCCAACTCGGGCAGCTCGGCCCGAATGACTGAGGGAGCCAAGTCGCCCTCAGCTACTCCTCCACCAGGCCGCAGCATGAGCAGCGGGCCACCGTCGCGACTGTCGATTCCCAGCCGCTGGGCAAGCGGCGCGGGCATCGCGGCTTTGACGTGCCACACCCAAGTGGGCGGGCGGTTGAAGCCCGCGCCCGCGTATCTCACCAGCGGCGTGCTCAGCACTCGGCGCTCTTCGGACGCGGCCTGGCGCGTAATCTCGGCCACCGCTTTCTCTATGTCCGAGCGTGTCTTGGTCTCAATCTGTGCGACCCGCTCCCCGAGCTTCTCCCACTCGCGCTCGGCCTGATCCTGATCGCGTTCGATGGCGTCCAAGCGCGAATCCGCGCGCTTCACATGCCGCTCCCACAGGAAGTCCTCGCGCTTCTCGGCCCGACGCGCCTGGAGCGCGCGCTTTTGCTGGCGCGTCATGAGACCCACCTCTGTGCCTGCTCGGCGCGCACGCGCGCCGCCGCGCCATCGACGTTCCGCTGCGCCTGACGGCGGGCGCGCTCGACGGCCCGACGCACCTGCTTGTTCGCGGCGCGCTGAGCCGCGTTGACCTCGACCTGCACGTCCATGCGCGCCTGGCGCGCAGCCACGGGACGACTCCGCTCGACCCGAGCGGCCTGTCGGCCCTGGAGTCCCATCCACATGAGAAGTGCTGCGACACCCAGCAGTCCGACACCCCACAAGGGGTACTCGGAAAGGAGGGAGAGTCCCGAAAGACCAAGCAAGCCAGCGGCAATCCACTTGCCCATGCTCACCTCCTTGGCTCTCCGAGGGGCTTTGCCGAGGCCCCTACCCCTTAATTCGACGAACGGGGTTAGAGGAGTTCGTCGTTAATAAGTCTAATCAGAATCTTTGCCCTGTCAACTCTGACTTACATGAATCCCGGTGTCTACCAGCACTTCCCGTTACACTGGCATTAACACCACACTTTGCTAATGGGTCAGACATGCCCGCTGAGCTGGGGAAATGAGGAGGACGGAGAGTGCGAGGGGTGTGGGGGTTTTCGCAGTTCAGCGGGGTTGAGAAGGAGAAGGACTGGAAGAGAAAGGCCAGGTGGCAGGGGGTCTCGGCCAGTCAGATGGTTGCCGCGAGCGCCGTGCCGTGGCGCAGCCACGGTGCGGTGGGAGCATCGGGCGGGGCGCTGGGTGGCTTACGGAACGGTGATGCGGGTGGCTGAGAGTCCTTATGGGACTCCAGGATTCGCCGTCTAGGGCGTCTTACGGGCGGGCGTTACGAGGCGGCTCAGGAGCGGGTGTGTGGGGGGCGCTCGGATGGCCGTAAAACGTGTTCTCTAGCAGGGCATATAGAGGGGTGCCCGTGCCGAGAATCGAGGGTCGCGGAAATCTTACGGACGACCTTACGGAGCACCTTACGAGCTGTCTTACGGGGTATCTAACGCGCGGCCTTACGTTTTCGGGGTCACCGAGGGGCAGGCAGCCGAGCAAAGGGGCTCAGGAGACCGCTTGGAGGCCGTGACGACGCTGGGACTCGGCAGCCTCCAAGACTTTCGTGACGACGGAATGATGGACTCCCGCTCGCTCGGCAATCACGTTCTTTCGGGACTCCGTCTCGGCCAGTTCGAGGATCCTCGCCACGACACCCACAGGCTGCCTCACGGCCTTGGACTCCACAATCCGCGACGCCAGCGCGATCGTCTCGGGCGCGGGAGCCGCCGCGTCGGCGGGCTTCTGGGGCGCGCTGGACGGCGCGGCGGCTCCCGCGCCCGAGACGATCGCGCTGGCGTCGCGGATTGTGGAGTCCAAGGCCGTGAGGCAGCCTGTGGGTGTCGTGGCGCGGGGGTGGGCGCAGAGACTTTGCTGAGCTGGGGTGATGCGGTGCGCTGGGAGACGCGGCGCGTCGGTTTATCCCCAACTGCGACGAGGGCCAAAGTCGCGACGGCGATGGCCAAGTCGATGACGAGCGGCAGGACAAACGCGAGGGGCGCGGGGATGTGCGCGAGCATCGCGAGGTCTCGCAACGCGACGAAGCTGAGCAGGAACGCGCCGAGTGCGAGGCCCGTCGTCGCCACGACGGCGGCGCGGTACACGCGCCCGCTGGCGCTTGTCTTGGCGAGTACGGCGATCCCGTGCACTGACGCAAGAAGCACCGTGGGAGGCACTGCAGCGACGGCTGCGGCGAGCCATCGGGTGGACGGTGACGCGGTGAGCGCCGCGTGAACGACGTTCCCGGCGAGGGATACAGCGGTGGCTCCAGCTAACCAGGACCAGAAGAACCGTGTGGCGCGGTGATGCGCGCGCTGCGCGAGTTCCGTCTGCGTGAGGATGGTGCTCATATGGCCGATTGTTGTTGAGCTGGAGTGGGATTGGCTAGTCACGGCCCGTCACGTCCCCCTGGGTGCGGTAGTCGCTTCTGCTCGTGATTCCCCAGATGTTTGTCCGTGCCAGCCGCTCGTCCAGCTCGGCGCGGAGCTTGGTGACGCGGGAGCGCAGCTCCTCGACGGCGGGCTCACCGCCGTGCGCGCGAGCCTCGGACTCGGCGCGCTCAATCAAGCTTTCGAGGACGAACGGGCGGAACTTGGCCTCTGGGCCGAGCTTGTGGAGGAGTTCATCGACAGCCGAGCCGACAGTCGGCGCGGCCTTCGGCTTCCCCTTGGCCGCAGGTGTAGGTGCCGCCGGGGTCGGCTTGGGCGCGGGTGCTGGAGGTGGGGTTCCGCCCCCGCGAGGATCCGCATCGCCGTCGTCCTCGTCGCCATCGTCATCAAGCGGAGGAGGAGGCGGTGTCACCGCTACGTCGCCCCTGATAGGCGTGACGTTGCACGGGGTGTCCGAGTCGTCCCCTCCGTCATCGTTCGGGAACAGCAGTGGGATCAACGTGCCGTACGTGTCGGCGCTGCCTCCCCACTCTTCCTGTGGCTTGACCGCGATGTTGCTGACGCGCGCGCCCGCAACGTTCCGCGCATCGAGACGCACCCCGGGGAGTGTCTCGATGCGGCCACGGAACGTCTTCAGGTTCATTCCGCCTGATTGGCCTTCACCTGTCCGGAACGTGTCAAACGCCTTGAACAGACTCTTAATCGGTAGCGGTTCACCGACAAGCCAAGAGTCTTCGACGCTCATTCCCGGGCCGCGCTCGCGGCGGACGACGGAGGTGCCACCCACCGCTTTGGCCATCGAGCGCACACCGACCGTGCAGCATTGCGCGACGAACTGCGCCACCCTGTCCGACGAGGACTCGAAGTGCGCCTTGACCGCCGGGTGAGCTTCCTGCCACTGGTATCCCGAATTGATGTGGCGCTGGCGAGCCCTGGCCCAGCGCGCGAGGATCCCCGGCAGCTCTGTGAGGAGCCGCTTCTCGATTTCCGGGTTCTCCTTGTTCTTGTAGGACTTGGGGAACGCGGCGGGCATGGTGCGCGCAAAATAAGCGTCACCTTCCGCCACGCTGATGGTGGGAATCGTGTTGGCCGAGAACAGGAACAGTGAGTTCGCCCGGAAATGGAACATTTTCCCGTACTTACGGTTGGCCGTGATTTTGTCGTCGCCCGTCACGCGCTTGAAGACGGACAGATCGTTCACGTGGTCTTTGGGAAGGTCCGGGCACACGTTGATGGCACAGCCATACAGCTCGGCTGCGGCAAATTGATTGTCGGACAGCTGCTGCAATGTCAACCCGGAGACGTACTGTTCGCCGCCAGCGAGCTTCTCCGCGAGGCGCAGCATCGTGGACTTGCCCGACCTTGATGGGCCGAACAAGAACAGCGCCCGTGCCGGGGTCAAGCTCGGGTCCAAGAACTGGCTGATGACCTCTTCCACCAACTCGACTTGGAATGGCCCCACACGGTCTGCGAGCCAGTCCTCGTAGTGGGGAGCCGTCGCGGCGGGGTTCCAGTCCACTGGAATCTGGCGGGCACTCAGATACTTCGGGTCGTGCGGGTGCAGGATTAGGGTCTTCAAGTCCAGCATGCCGTTCTTGCAGTTCACCATCTGGTCGGGCGCGAGATCAGGCAGCCGTAACCCAGCGGCGTGCAACATGGCTTGAGCCTTGGCGTTCGCATTCGCCAGGTGCCCGGTGGTGAAGTGCGCACCGAGCAGGGTGCTCACCAACGCAGGGAATCCAGACTCGGACGTGTCATATACGCCTCGCCGGTAAACGGCCACGGTGCCATCAGCAGCCAGGGCAATCGGCGCGATGTCCGACTCCGCGACGACTCGCACAAGCATGTCGGCGTCCAGGCCACCGCCGTCGCGCAGCCACACACCACCGTCCAAGCGGGGAGGCAGCTTCACCCGTCCGGCAACGAAGTTGTATGCCTGCTCAACAGATTCGGCCAATTCGGCCTGCTGCTGCGCGAGACTCTTCTTCGGTGCCGAGTCGGCCTTCCTCTTGTCCGGACGGTGCTGCGCGGGCCTGCTCGTGGCCTTGTCCACCAGGCGCTGCCACGAGGCAGCTCGCTTCTCAACAGGCAAGACGGTCAAGTAATCATCAATGCCAGTCTTGCCGCCGCCAGGTACTTGGATGTACTTGATGCTGTCCGCGTTCGACAAGGCGCTGCCCAGGCGCTCAGCACCCGTGTAGACGGAGAGATTCGTTGAGGCGTCGGCGTCCATGCAGATCAGGACTCGTCGCCCTTCGACCAACTGCACGAGCGAGATGTCCGGCGACCAGTCACCCGTGGACCACGCCGAGCACCCCGGAAGGGCGATGACCCACGTGGCCTCGTCGCCTTCGGATTCCAGCACCGAAGAGACCGCCAATGCTTTCTTGGAGCCCTCCACGAGCGCCACGGAGCCGTCGTCAGAGCCCGAACGTACGAGGCCGTGGTTCGCATGCCGAGGAGATGGCTCGAACTGGTACTTGCCTTCGCCGTCAGCGGGGCTGTCTGACCGGAACTGGTAGCGAGGTTCGGAGCCGTCGAGCGGGTGCCACACGAACAACAGTCCCTGCGGACGGGACTTCAGGTGTTCCCAGGGGTTCCGGTCAGAGCCAAGCCGCAAGTCGATGCTGGTCTCCACGGAGCGCACCAAATGCTCGTTCGCGGTAAGGAACTCCTGGGTGCACGCCGCGCCCGCGATCAGGGCCTCACGGTCTTTGTCATTGAGCGGCTGGGCTGGCAAATCCACTGTTACAGTGGTCATGTCGGACTCTCTCTCGTGTTCGGTGTCAAGGCCAGCTCTCGTTTTCCAGGCGGGGAGACTGGCCTTGATTTTGTTTTGGGACTAAGCGGCGGCTTTCCGCTTCTGCTTCCAGGTCTTGTCCACGTCGGCTTGACGGACGAGCCAAACGTGCCGTCCTCCACCTACGGGGACCGATAAAGCGGGCAAGCGGCCAGCGGCTATCGCGGCATGAATCGCTCTGCGGGTGCGGCCGGCGCGGGTGGCGGCTGCGCCCACACCGAGCAGGAGGTCAACGTCATCACTCATGACTTCAACGTTAGCTCCAGATTGCCCATATGCAACCAAAAATGGCGTACTAACAGTGTATTTACATGTCCCGTGGTGGAATTTTTGATTGCTGAATCCGCACGCACGGGAGCGGAAATCTTACGGAACGCCACAGGGAGGGGTGGAATCCCAGGTTCGAGCTGGGCAAAGAATCTTACGGAAATCGACCGTGCCGAGACCCGCTTCCGCCAGGGGTGAATGAACTGCCAGCAAGCATGTGATGCTAGTCACATTGGAGGTGGCGGGTGGCCACCTCCAGCCAGGCGCGAGGCTATTTCTGCCAGGCCAAAACAGCATCTCCACCGACTCAACCAACAGCCTTCGGCACCGAAAAGCCCAGCTCAACCATACTTTCCCACTGTTGCGCTAA
Coding sequences within:
- a CDS encoding phage/plasmid primase, P4 family: MTTVTVDLPAQPLNDKDREALIAGAACTQEFLTANEHLVRSVETSIDLRLGSDRNPWEHLKSRPQGLLFVWHPLDGSEPRYQFRSDSPADGEGKYQFEPSPRHANHGLVRSGSDDGSVALVEGSKKALAVSSVLESEGDEATWVIALPGCSAWSTGDWSPDISLVQLVEGRRVLICMDADASTNLSVYTGAERLGSALSNADSIKYIQVPGGGKTGIDDYLTVLPVEKRAASWQRLVDKATSRPAQHRPDKRKADSAPKKSLAQQQAELAESVEQAYNFVAGRVKLPPRLDGGVWLRDGGGLDADMLVRVVAESDIAPIALAADGTVAVYRRGVYDTSESGFPALVSTLLGAHFTTGHLANANAKAQAMLHAAGLRLPDLAPDQMVNCKNGMLDLKTLILHPHDPKYLSARQIPVDWNPAATAPHYEDWLADRVGPFQVELVEEVISQFLDPSLTPARALFLFGPSRSGKSTMLRLAEKLAGGEQYVSGLTLQQLSDNQFAAAELYGCAINVCPDLPKDHVNDLSVFKRVTGDDKITANRKYGKMFHFRANSLFLFSANTIPTISVAEGDAYFARTMPAAFPKSYKNKENPEIEKRLLTELPGILARWARARQRHINSGYQWQEAHPAVKAHFESSSDRVAQFVAQCCTVGVRSMAKAVGGTSVVRRERGPGMSVEDSWLVGEPLPIKSLFKAFDTFRTGEGQSGGMNLKTFRGRIETLPGVRLDARNVAGARVSNIAVKPQEEWGGSADTYGTLIPLLFPNDDGGDDSDTPCNVTPIRGDVAVTPPPPPLDDDGDEDDGDADPRGGGTPPPAPAPKPTPAAPTPAAKGKPKAAPTVGSAVDELLHKLGPEAKFRPFVLESLIERAESEARAHGGEPAVEELRSRVTKLRAELDERLARTNIWGITSRSDYRTQGDVTGRD